Proteins encoded in a region of the Eretmochelys imbricata isolate rEreImb1 chromosome 10, rEreImb1.hap1, whole genome shotgun sequence genome:
- the NUBP2 gene encoding cytosolic Fe-S cluster assembly factor NUBP2 isoform X1, which translates to MEVVGERGNLAGVGHILLVLSGKGGVGKSTISTELALALRHAGKKVGILDVDLCGPSIPQMLKVQGKSVHQCDSGWVPVFVDQDKSISLMSIGFLLEKPDDAVVWRGPKKNALIKQFISDVTWGELDFLIVDTPPGTSDEHISTVESLRQYKPLGAVLVTTPQAVSIGDVRRELTFCKKTGLRVIGIVENMSGFVCPHCLECTNLFSKGGGEELARHAGVPFLGCVPLDPQLTQSLEEGRDFIQEFPKSSAFPALAHIAQQILDRTSPEGS; encoded by the exons ATGGAGGTAGTCGGGG AGAGAGGTAACCTGGCTGGAGTTGGACACATCCTTCTGGTGCTCTCAGGAAAAGGAGGCGTGGGAAAAAGCACCATCTCCACCGAGCTGGCTCTGGCTTTACGGCATGCTGGGAAGAAG GTGGGGATCCTGGATGTGGACCTATGTGGCCCCAGCATCCCTCAAATGCTCAAAGTCCAGGGCAAGAGTGTGCACCAGTGTGacagtggctgggtgcctgtcTTCGTCGACCAGGACAAAAGCATCTCTCTCATGTCGATTGGCTTCTTGCTGGAGAAGCCAGACGATGCTGTGGTTTGGAGAGGACCCAAGAAAAACG CTTTGATAAAGCAATTTATCTCCGATGTGACCTGGGGAGAACTTGACTTCCTTATTGTGGATACGCCTCCGGGGACCTCGGATGAGCACATCTCCACGGTGGAATCCCTTCGCCAATACAAGCCCCTCGGGGCAGTCCTGGTCACGACGCCACAG GCGGTGTCTATAGGGGATGTCAGACGAGAGCTGACATTCTGTAAGAAGACAGGATTGCGAGTGATCGGGATTGTAGAGAACATGAGTGGTTTCGTCTGCCCGCACTGTTTG GAGTGCACAAACCTCTTTTCCAAAGGGGGCGGTGAAGAGCTGGCCAGGCATGCCGGAGTCCCATTCCTAG GGTGTGTTCCCCTTGATCCCCAGCTCACCCAGAGCTTGGAGGAAGGCAGAGATTTCATCCAGGAGTTTCCCAAGAGTTCTGCCTTCCCTGCCCTTGCTCACATCGCCCAGCAGATCTTGGACAGGACATCCCCTGAGGGCTCCTGA
- the IGFALS gene encoding insulin-like growth factor-binding protein complex acid labile subunit isoform X1, whose amino-acid sequence MFPSHASVAMNTRKADTALLLLLVSVLAAGSQAPSGEAPQEPDTELLKCPSSCACSYDDYSEELNIFCSSRNLTHLPEAIPSNVKSLWLDGNNFLSVPAMAFMNLSNLDFLNLQSSQLASVEQHAFHGLKGLYHLHLERNRLKHLAPNTFLHTQNLASLSLNNNHFNKIEEGLFAGLSNLWYLNLGWNSLVVLPDRVFHNLPNLRELVLAGNKLPYLQHQIFCSLSELKELDLSGNLLKGIKLNIFVKLQKLQKLYLNHNQINAIAPRAFMGMKSLRWLDLSHNRLILLFEETFLGLLSLHVLRLSSNSITSLRPRTFKDLQFLEELQLGHNRIRSLAERTFDGLGQLEVLTLNNNQIQEIRVGAFLGLFNVAVMNLSGNCLKALPDYVFKSLTKLHSLHLENSCLSRIRPQTFSSLSCLRRLFLQHNTISMIEDESLNDLHDLLELDLKHNRLTHLSPNMFVGLNNLEYLLLSFNQLLEISHNAFSPLQSLFWLDLSSNYLEMLDNSTITPLANLRYLSIRNNSLETFSVGSLGPSPVLEQLWLEGNKWHCNCSLKELRDFSLQHPTVVPRFVQSLMEVDDSHTPVYVYNNLTCLNPPDLAGLDLREISEDHFAHC is encoded by the coding sequence CAGACACTGCCCTCTTGTTACTCTTGGTCTCGGTGCTGGCAGCAGGGTCCCAAGCTCCCAGCGGAGAAGCGCCTCAGGAGCCTGACACAGAGCTCCTAAAATGCCCCAGCTCATGTGCCTGCAGCTATGATGACTACAGCGAGGAGCTCAACATCTTCTGCAGCTCCCGGAACCTCACACACCTCCCAGAAGCAATTCCCAGCAACGTTAAATCATTATGGCTGGATGGGAACAACTTCCTTTCTGTGCCAGCTATGGCCTTCATGAACCTTTCCAACCTGGACTTCCTTAACCTGCAGAGCAGCCAGCTGGCGAGCGTTGAGCAGCATGCCTTCCATGGGTTAAAGGGCCTCTACCACCTGCACCTGGAACGGAATAGgctgaagcatttggcaccaaACACTTTCCTTCACACACAGAACCTCGCCTCCTTAAGCCTCAACAACAACCACTTCAACAAGATTGAGGAAGGCCTGTTTGCTGGGCTCTCCAACCTCTGGTACCTGAACCTTGGGTGGAATTCTCTAGTGGTGCTGCCTGACAGAGTGTTCCATAACCTGCCTAACCTGAGGGAACTGGTCCTGGCTGGGAACAAGCTGCCCTACCTGCAGCACCAAATCTTCTGCAGTCTCAGTGAGCTGAAGGAGCTGGATTTGAGTGGGAACTTGCTCAAGGGCATCAAGCTCAATATCTTTGTCaagctgcagaaactacagaagcTGTACCTGAACCACAACCAGATCAATGCCATCGCCCCACGTGCATTCATGGGAATGAAGTCCCTCAGGTGGTTGGACCTCTCCCACAATCGTCTCATCTTGCTCTTTGAAGAAACATTCCTGGGCCTTTTGAGCCTGCACGTGTTGCGCTTATCCAGTAATTCTATCACCAGCCTGAGGCCAAGGACTTTCAAAGACCTCCAATTCTTGGAGGAGCTACAGTTGGGACACAACAGGATCAGGAGCCTGGCAGAAAGGACTTTTGATGGGCTAGGCCAGCTGGAGGTCCTTACGCTGAACAACAACCAGATTCAAGAAATCAGGGTCGGGGCATTCCTTGGGCTTTTTAATGTCGCAGTGATGAACTTGTCCGGTAACTGCCTCAAGGCACTTCCCGACTATGTCTTTAAGAGCCTAACCAAGCTGCATAGCCTTCACCTGGAAAACAGTTGTCTCAGCAGAATCAGGCCACAAACTTTCTCCAGCCTTTCCTGCCTCCGGAGGCTCTTCTTGCAGCACAACACCATATCCATGATTGAAGACGAGAGTTTGAATGACCTGCATGATCTTTTGGAGTTGGACCTTAAGCACAACAGGCTGACTCATCTCTCCCCCAACATGTTTGTAGGCCTGAATAACCTGGAATACCTTCTTCTTTCCTTCAACCAGCTCTTGGAGATCTCTCACAACGCTTTCAGCCCACTTCAGAGTCTCTTCTGGCTCGACCTCTCCAGCAACTATTTGGAGATGCTGGACAACAGCACAATTACCCCCTTAGCAAACTTGCGGTATCTTAGCATCAGAAACAATTCTCTGGAAACCTTCTCAGTTGGCTCTCTGGGCCCTTCACCTGTGCTGGAGCAGCTGTGGCTGGAAGGAAACAAGTGGCACTGTAATTGCTCGCTGAAGGAACTGAGAGACTTTTCCTTGCAGCATCCCACAGTGGTTCCACGTTTTGTACAGTCCCTTATGGAGGTGGATGATTCCCACACACCCGTGTACGTGTACAACAACCTGACCTGCCTAAACCCGCCAGACCTGGCAGGCCTTGACCTGAGGGAAATCAGTGAAGATCACTTTGCTCACTGCTAA
- the IGFALS gene encoding insulin-like growth factor-binding protein complex acid labile subunit isoform X2: protein MFPSHASVAMNTRKDTALLLLLVSVLAAGSQAPSGEAPQEPDTELLKCPSSCACSYDDYSEELNIFCSSRNLTHLPEAIPSNVKSLWLDGNNFLSVPAMAFMNLSNLDFLNLQSSQLASVEQHAFHGLKGLYHLHLERNRLKHLAPNTFLHTQNLASLSLNNNHFNKIEEGLFAGLSNLWYLNLGWNSLVVLPDRVFHNLPNLRELVLAGNKLPYLQHQIFCSLSELKELDLSGNLLKGIKLNIFVKLQKLQKLYLNHNQINAIAPRAFMGMKSLRWLDLSHNRLILLFEETFLGLLSLHVLRLSSNSITSLRPRTFKDLQFLEELQLGHNRIRSLAERTFDGLGQLEVLTLNNNQIQEIRVGAFLGLFNVAVMNLSGNCLKALPDYVFKSLTKLHSLHLENSCLSRIRPQTFSSLSCLRRLFLQHNTISMIEDESLNDLHDLLELDLKHNRLTHLSPNMFVGLNNLEYLLLSFNQLLEISHNAFSPLQSLFWLDLSSNYLEMLDNSTITPLANLRYLSIRNNSLETFSVGSLGPSPVLEQLWLEGNKWHCNCSLKELRDFSLQHPTVVPRFVQSLMEVDDSHTPVYVYNNLTCLNPPDLAGLDLREISEDHFAHC, encoded by the coding sequence ACACTGCCCTCTTGTTACTCTTGGTCTCGGTGCTGGCAGCAGGGTCCCAAGCTCCCAGCGGAGAAGCGCCTCAGGAGCCTGACACAGAGCTCCTAAAATGCCCCAGCTCATGTGCCTGCAGCTATGATGACTACAGCGAGGAGCTCAACATCTTCTGCAGCTCCCGGAACCTCACACACCTCCCAGAAGCAATTCCCAGCAACGTTAAATCATTATGGCTGGATGGGAACAACTTCCTTTCTGTGCCAGCTATGGCCTTCATGAACCTTTCCAACCTGGACTTCCTTAACCTGCAGAGCAGCCAGCTGGCGAGCGTTGAGCAGCATGCCTTCCATGGGTTAAAGGGCCTCTACCACCTGCACCTGGAACGGAATAGgctgaagcatttggcaccaaACACTTTCCTTCACACACAGAACCTCGCCTCCTTAAGCCTCAACAACAACCACTTCAACAAGATTGAGGAAGGCCTGTTTGCTGGGCTCTCCAACCTCTGGTACCTGAACCTTGGGTGGAATTCTCTAGTGGTGCTGCCTGACAGAGTGTTCCATAACCTGCCTAACCTGAGGGAACTGGTCCTGGCTGGGAACAAGCTGCCCTACCTGCAGCACCAAATCTTCTGCAGTCTCAGTGAGCTGAAGGAGCTGGATTTGAGTGGGAACTTGCTCAAGGGCATCAAGCTCAATATCTTTGTCaagctgcagaaactacagaagcTGTACCTGAACCACAACCAGATCAATGCCATCGCCCCACGTGCATTCATGGGAATGAAGTCCCTCAGGTGGTTGGACCTCTCCCACAATCGTCTCATCTTGCTCTTTGAAGAAACATTCCTGGGCCTTTTGAGCCTGCACGTGTTGCGCTTATCCAGTAATTCTATCACCAGCCTGAGGCCAAGGACTTTCAAAGACCTCCAATTCTTGGAGGAGCTACAGTTGGGACACAACAGGATCAGGAGCCTGGCAGAAAGGACTTTTGATGGGCTAGGCCAGCTGGAGGTCCTTACGCTGAACAACAACCAGATTCAAGAAATCAGGGTCGGGGCATTCCTTGGGCTTTTTAATGTCGCAGTGATGAACTTGTCCGGTAACTGCCTCAAGGCACTTCCCGACTATGTCTTTAAGAGCCTAACCAAGCTGCATAGCCTTCACCTGGAAAACAGTTGTCTCAGCAGAATCAGGCCACAAACTTTCTCCAGCCTTTCCTGCCTCCGGAGGCTCTTCTTGCAGCACAACACCATATCCATGATTGAAGACGAGAGTTTGAATGACCTGCATGATCTTTTGGAGTTGGACCTTAAGCACAACAGGCTGACTCATCTCTCCCCCAACATGTTTGTAGGCCTGAATAACCTGGAATACCTTCTTCTTTCCTTCAACCAGCTCTTGGAGATCTCTCACAACGCTTTCAGCCCACTTCAGAGTCTCTTCTGGCTCGACCTCTCCAGCAACTATTTGGAGATGCTGGACAACAGCACAATTACCCCCTTAGCAAACTTGCGGTATCTTAGCATCAGAAACAATTCTCTGGAAACCTTCTCAGTTGGCTCTCTGGGCCCTTCACCTGTGCTGGAGCAGCTGTGGCTGGAAGGAAACAAGTGGCACTGTAATTGCTCGCTGAAGGAACTGAGAGACTTTTCCTTGCAGCATCCCACAGTGGTTCCACGTTTTGTACAGTCCCTTATGGAGGTGGATGATTCCCACACACCCGTGTACGTGTACAACAACCTGACCTGCCTAAACCCGCCAGACCTGGCAGGCCTTGACCTGAGGGAAATCAGTGAAGATCACTTTGCTCACTGCTAA
- the NUBP2 gene encoding cytosolic Fe-S cluster assembly factor NUBP2 isoform X2 produces MEVVGERGNLAGVGHILLVLSGKGGVGKSTISTELALALRHAGKKVGILDVDLCGPSIPQMLKVQGKSVHQCDSGWVPVFVDQDKSISLMSIGFLLEKPDDAVVWRGPKKNALIKQFISDVTWGELDFLIVDTPPGTSDEHISTVESLRQYKPLGAVLVTTPQECTNLFSKGGGEELARHAGVPFLGCVPLDPQLTQSLEEGRDFIQEFPKSSAFPALAHIAQQILDRTSPEGS; encoded by the exons ATGGAGGTAGTCGGGG AGAGAGGTAACCTGGCTGGAGTTGGACACATCCTTCTGGTGCTCTCAGGAAAAGGAGGCGTGGGAAAAAGCACCATCTCCACCGAGCTGGCTCTGGCTTTACGGCATGCTGGGAAGAAG GTGGGGATCCTGGATGTGGACCTATGTGGCCCCAGCATCCCTCAAATGCTCAAAGTCCAGGGCAAGAGTGTGCACCAGTGTGacagtggctgggtgcctgtcTTCGTCGACCAGGACAAAAGCATCTCTCTCATGTCGATTGGCTTCTTGCTGGAGAAGCCAGACGATGCTGTGGTTTGGAGAGGACCCAAGAAAAACG CTTTGATAAAGCAATTTATCTCCGATGTGACCTGGGGAGAACTTGACTTCCTTATTGTGGATACGCCTCCGGGGACCTCGGATGAGCACATCTCCACGGTGGAATCCCTTCGCCAATACAAGCCCCTCGGGGCAGTCCTGGTCACGACGCCACAG GAGTGCACAAACCTCTTTTCCAAAGGGGGCGGTGAAGAGCTGGCCAGGCATGCCGGAGTCCCATTCCTAG GGTGTGTTCCCCTTGATCCCCAGCTCACCCAGAGCTTGGAGGAAGGCAGAGATTTCATCCAGGAGTTTCCCAAGAGTTCTGCCTTCCCTGCCCTTGCTCACATCGCCCAGCAGATCTTGGACAGGACATCCCCTGAGGGCTCCTGA
- the NUBP2 gene encoding cytosolic Fe-S cluster assembly factor NUBP2 isoform X3 — protein sequence MLKVQGKSVHQCDSGWVPVFVDQDKSISLMSIGFLLEKPDDAVVWRGPKKNALIKQFISDVTWGELDFLIVDTPPGTSDEHISTVESLRQYKPLGAVLVTTPQAVSIGDVRRELTFCKKTGLRVIGIVENMSGFVCPHCLECTNLFSKGGGEELARHAGVPFLGCVPLDPQLTQSLEEGRDFIQEFPKSSAFPALAHIAQQILDRTSPEGS from the exons ATGCTCAAAGTCCAGGGCAAGAGTGTGCACCAGTGTGacagtggctgggtgcctgtcTTCGTCGACCAGGACAAAAGCATCTCTCTCATGTCGATTGGCTTCTTGCTGGAGAAGCCAGACGATGCTGTGGTTTGGAGAGGACCCAAGAAAAACG CTTTGATAAAGCAATTTATCTCCGATGTGACCTGGGGAGAACTTGACTTCCTTATTGTGGATACGCCTCCGGGGACCTCGGATGAGCACATCTCCACGGTGGAATCCCTTCGCCAATACAAGCCCCTCGGGGCAGTCCTGGTCACGACGCCACAG GCGGTGTCTATAGGGGATGTCAGACGAGAGCTGACATTCTGTAAGAAGACAGGATTGCGAGTGATCGGGATTGTAGAGAACATGAGTGGTTTCGTCTGCCCGCACTGTTTG GAGTGCACAAACCTCTTTTCCAAAGGGGGCGGTGAAGAGCTGGCCAGGCATGCCGGAGTCCCATTCCTAG GGTGTGTTCCCCTTGATCCCCAGCTCACCCAGAGCTTGGAGGAAGGCAGAGATTTCATCCAGGAGTTTCCCAAGAGTTCTGCCTTCCCTGCCCTTGCTCACATCGCCCAGCAGATCTTGGACAGGACATCCCCTGAGGGCTCCTGA